The Streptomyces sp. NBC_00344 genome includes a window with the following:
- a CDS encoding cupin domain-containing protein produces MQRLSLEALGRQQMELAAAAGGGHTADTVYGGHEKVLRQTVIGMTRGAELAEHENPGEATVHVLHGRVRLTAGDLAWEGRKGDLIIVPDSRHRLEALEDSALLLTVAKLL; encoded by the coding sequence ATGCAACGACTCTCACTCGAAGCCCTGGGCCGCCAGCAGATGGAGCTGGCGGCTGCCGCCGGGGGCGGCCACACCGCCGACACCGTCTACGGCGGTCATGAGAAGGTGCTGCGCCAGACGGTCATCGGTATGACTCGCGGCGCCGAACTCGCCGAGCACGAGAATCCGGGTGAGGCGACCGTGCACGTCCTGCACGGAAGGGTGCGGCTCACGGCGGGGGACTTGGCCTGGGAGGGCCGGAAGGGCGATCTCATCATCGTGCCGGACAGCCGTCATCGCCTGGAGGCCCTCGAGGACTCCGCGCTCCTGCTGACGGTGGCCAAACTGCTCTGA
- a CDS encoding DUF1206 domain-containing protein, with amino-acid sequence MNTRSVSLRGRSRVRRTANGPAVEAGARAGFAARGLIYVLVGVLALRIAFSDGGGQQADRGGAIAEIAHKPFGNVLLWLLGAALAGMALWRLSEALFGQAGPDGDKASKRAMAAGRFVFYGFVSFSVLSYAAGDKSSGSGSSDKRSSDVTAEVLHWPAGQWIVGLAGAGVLGAGLWIAARALMRKYHKHLKMTEMSRRVRRTVDFFGVVGGASRGIVFATAGGFAIAAAAQRKPGKAKGMDDTLRSFTETPAGPWLLALIALGLAAFGVFSWASARWRKV; translated from the coding sequence ATGAATACCCGTTCAGTGTCACTTCGCGGAAGAAGCCGCGTGCGGCGTACGGCGAACGGCCCGGCCGTCGAGGCCGGCGCCCGTGCCGGGTTCGCCGCCCGCGGACTGATCTACGTCCTGGTCGGCGTCCTGGCGCTGCGCATCGCCTTCTCCGACGGAGGAGGACAGCAGGCGGACCGCGGCGGCGCCATCGCCGAGATCGCTCACAAGCCGTTCGGAAACGTCCTGTTGTGGCTGCTCGGGGCAGCTCTTGCCGGGATGGCGCTCTGGCGTCTCTCGGAGGCCCTGTTCGGACAGGCGGGACCGGACGGCGACAAGGCGAGCAAGCGGGCCATGGCCGCCGGGCGCTTCGTCTTCTACGGTTTTGTCTCCTTCTCCGTGCTGTCCTACGCGGCGGGGGACAAGAGCAGCGGCAGCGGTTCGAGCGACAAGCGCTCCAGTGATGTGACGGCCGAGGTGCTGCACTGGCCGGCCGGTCAGTGGATCGTCGGCCTCGCGGGGGCCGGAGTGCTGGGCGCCGGGCTGTGGATCGCCGCCCGCGCTCTGATGCGCAAATACCACAAGCATCTGAAGATGACCGAGATGTCGCGACGGGTACGCAGGACCGTCGACTTCTTCGGGGTGGTCGGCGGCGCGTCGCGGGGCATCGTCTTCGCGACGGCCGGCGGCTTCGCCATCGCCGCAGCGGCGCAGCGCAAGCCGGGCAAGGCGAAGGGCATGGACGACACCTTGCGGTCCTTCACCGAAACCCCCGCGGGGCCGTGGCTCCTGGCGCTGATCGCGCTCGGCCTGGCGGCGTTCGGTGTCTTCTCCTGGGCGAGCGCCCGCTGGCGCAAGGTCTGA
- a CDS encoding ABC transporter substrate-binding protein, whose amino-acid sequence MQQNAWQFSDDRGQLSTADRPPSKVIAYIQAGATLWDHRILPGAVFGSSHDGAIPDPAKAGTLPLDRTGYLGAGGQLDLEALLRSGPELVVAVSYGGGQVYGLDPETAKHLEEHVPVVVIDVGRTRSPGVIAARFEALAVSLGAAEDQEGAHLLTVAQRTLAAATETEFRPRLLALSPAGPEQVHLARPDAWPQLRELSERGVNTVQPPGDAGANWATVGWAGAAELRPDVVLVDVRCNATSLGELRDDPAWQAVGGRAEVVTWNPEAPCTARAHARFLTAVAGAIRGAPGR is encoded by the coding sequence ATGCAGCAGAATGCCTGGCAGTTCTCCGACGACCGTGGCCAGCTGTCGACGGCGGACCGGCCGCCGTCGAAGGTGATCGCCTACATCCAGGCCGGGGCCACTCTGTGGGACCACCGCATACTGCCGGGCGCGGTTTTCGGCTCGTCGCACGACGGCGCGATACCCGATCCGGCGAAGGCGGGCACGCTGCCCCTGGACAGGACCGGCTATCTGGGAGCGGGTGGTCAGCTGGATCTGGAGGCGCTGCTGCGGTCCGGGCCGGAGCTCGTGGTAGCCGTCAGCTACGGCGGAGGCCAGGTCTACGGACTTGATCCCGAGACCGCCAAACACCTCGAGGAACACGTCCCCGTGGTGGTCATCGACGTCGGGCGGACCCGTAGTCCGGGCGTCATCGCAGCCCGGTTCGAGGCCCTGGCCGTCTCACTCGGCGCCGCGGAGGACCAGGAGGGGGCGCACCTCCTCACGGTGGCACAGCGGACACTGGCCGCCGCGACGGAGACGGAGTTCCGGCCGCGGCTTCTGGCCCTGTCGCCCGCGGGCCCCGAACAGGTGCATCTGGCACGTCCCGATGCCTGGCCCCAGCTGCGCGAACTGTCGGAGCGTGGCGTCAACACGGTGCAGCCGCCCGGGGATGCGGGGGCCAACTGGGCCACTGTCGGCTGGGCCGGGGCAGCGGAGCTGCGGCCCGATGTGGTGCTGGTCGATGTCCGGTGCAATGCGACGTCTCTCGGCGAGCTTCGTGACGATCCGGCCTGGCAGGCCGTCGGGGGCCGTGCGGAAGTGGTGACGTGGAACCCGGAAGCCCCCTGCACCGCCCGAGCCCACGCGCGGTTCCTCACCGCCGTCGCGGGCGCGATCCGCGGCGCGCCCGGCCGGTGA
- a CDS encoding carbohydrate ABC transporter permease, translating to MASSTHAPRSPGATVHRSPTAPPQSFVWTRRVVLTLITVFTLVPVYVMLSSSLKPLSDVSGKFSWIPNGFSIRPYVDIWSTIPLARYFVNSLIVAGTASICSVVVAIFAAYSVSRYRFRGKRVFTVTVLSTQMFPGILFLLPLFLIFVNIGNSTGIDLYGSRGGLILTYLTFSLPFSIWMLIGYFDSIPKDLDEAAMVDGCGPLGALFRVVVPAAIPGIVAVTLYAFMTAWGEVLFASVMTNDNTRTLAVGLQGYSTQNDVYWNQIMAASLVVSIPVVAGFLLLQRYLVAGLTAGAVK from the coding sequence ATGGCTAGCTCCACCCACGCCCCCCGGTCGCCCGGGGCCACCGTCCACCGGTCGCCCACCGCGCCCCCGCAGTCCTTTGTCTGGACCCGGCGCGTGGTACTCACGCTGATCACGGTCTTCACCCTGGTGCCGGTCTACGTGATGCTCAGCAGCTCGCTGAAGCCGCTGTCCGACGTCTCGGGCAAGTTCTCCTGGATCCCGAACGGTTTCAGCATCCGCCCCTACGTCGACATCTGGAGCACGATCCCACTCGCCCGGTACTTCGTGAACTCGCTGATCGTGGCGGGCACCGCGAGCATCTGCTCGGTGGTCGTCGCGATCTTCGCGGCGTACTCGGTGAGCCGCTACCGGTTCCGCGGCAAGCGGGTCTTCACGGTCACCGTGCTCTCCACGCAGATGTTCCCCGGCATCCTCTTCCTGCTCCCGCTGTTCCTGATCTTCGTCAACATCGGGAACTCCACGGGCATCGACCTCTACGGCTCGCGCGGCGGCCTGATCCTCACCTACCTGACCTTCTCGCTGCCGTTCTCGATCTGGATGCTGATCGGCTACTTCGACTCCATCCCGAAGGATCTCGACGAGGCGGCGATGGTGGACGGCTGCGGGCCGCTGGGCGCGCTGTTCAGGGTCGTCGTGCCCGCCGCGATCCCCGGCATCGTCGCCGTCACCCTGTACGCGTTCATGACCGCGTGGGGCGAAGTGCTCTTCGCCTCGGTCATGACGAACGACAACACGAGAACGCTCGCCGTGGGTCTCCAGGGCTACTCGACACAGAACGACGTGTACTGGAACCAGATCATGGCCGCGTCCCTCGTGGTCAGCATCCCCGTGGTCGCCGGCTTCCTCCTCCTCCAGCGTTACCTCGTCGCCGGTCTCACCGCCGGCGCTGTCAAGTGA
- a CDS encoding ABC transporter substrate-binding protein, with amino-acid sequence MRRIRAAAAVAITVSTLAGATACGGGSEAGGSNESPKTLTYWASNQGPSIPADKKILTPELKKFEKQTGIKVKLEVVPWSDLLKRILAATTSGQGPDVLNIGNTWSASLQATGALLPWNAKNFDAIGGRDRFVDAAVGSAGAEGKDPSAVPLYSLSYALYYNKKMFADAGIAQAPATWDELVADGKKISKNGTSGKWGLGAEGGNLSNNIHQAFVLGQQHGADFFDASGKPTFTSPGAVAAVKQYVDFMGKDKIIAPGNAEYAQNQSLSDFSKGKTAMVLWQAAASTFASQGMKPEDWGAAPVPVQSGTPGKGKNVNSMVAGINMAVFKNTKNTKGALQFVKFMTSTDEQKLLNKAYGSVPPVTAAQSDPAFNAPGVKVLKDTLSNSAAPLPQVASESQFETTVGTAIKELWADAAAGKAITTESVKAKLTKAQQQMTQ; translated from the coding sequence ATGCGCAGAATCAGAGCCGCAGCAGCAGTCGCCATCACCGTCTCCACTCTCGCCGGTGCCACGGCGTGCGGCGGGGGCAGCGAAGCAGGGGGCAGCAATGAGTCCCCCAAGACGCTCACCTACTGGGCGTCCAACCAGGGACCGAGCATCCCGGCGGACAAGAAGATCCTCACACCCGAGCTGAAGAAGTTCGAGAAGCAGACCGGTATCAAGGTCAAGCTCGAGGTCGTGCCGTGGTCGGATCTGCTCAAGCGCATCCTGGCCGCGACCACGTCCGGTCAGGGCCCCGACGTCCTCAACATCGGCAACACCTGGTCCGCGTCGCTCCAGGCCACCGGAGCCCTGCTGCCGTGGAACGCCAAGAACTTCGACGCCATCGGCGGCCGCGACCGGTTCGTCGACGCCGCTGTCGGCTCGGCCGGCGCGGAGGGCAAGGACCCGTCCGCCGTCCCGCTGTACTCGCTGTCCTACGCGCTCTACTACAACAAGAAGATGTTCGCCGACGCGGGCATAGCGCAGGCCCCGGCCACCTGGGACGAACTGGTCGCCGACGGCAAGAAGATCTCGAAGAACGGCACCAGCGGCAAGTGGGGGCTCGGCGCCGAGGGCGGCAACCTCTCCAACAACATCCACCAGGCCTTCGTCCTGGGCCAGCAGCACGGAGCCGACTTCTTCGACGCCTCGGGCAAGCCGACGTTCACCTCTCCCGGGGCCGTCGCCGCCGTGAAGCAGTACGTCGACTTCATGGGCAAGGACAAGATCATCGCGCCCGGCAACGCCGAGTACGCCCAGAACCAGTCGCTCAGTGACTTCTCCAAGGGCAAGACCGCCATGGTGCTGTGGCAGGCTGCCGCCTCCACCTTCGCCTCCCAGGGCATGAAGCCCGAGGACTGGGGCGCGGCACCGGTCCCGGTCCAGTCCGGCACCCCCGGCAAGGGCAAGAACGTCAACTCCATGGTCGCGGGCATCAATATGGCCGTCTTCAAGAACACCAAGAACACCAAGGGCGCTCTGCAGTTCGTGAAGTTCATGACCAGTACCGATGAGCAGAAGCTCCTCAACAAGGCCTACGGCTCGGTCCCCCCGGTCACGGCCGCCCAGTCGGACCCCGCCTTCAACGCCCCCGGTGTGAAGGTCCTCAAGGACACCCTCAGCAACAGCGCCGCGCCGCTGCCCCAGGTCGCGTCGGAGTCGCAGTTCGAGACGACCGTCGGCACCGCCATCAAGGAGCTGTGGGCGGACGCCGCAGCGGGCAAGGCCATCACGACCGAATCCGTGAAGGCCAAGCTCACCAAGGCCCAGCAGCAGATGACGCAGTGA
- a CDS encoding carbohydrate ABC transporter permease: MTATDTTSQVPQAAGDDVLKSGGARGRFPRIPDRIRRGGLPYLLLLPALVLELLIHILPMIIGMVMSFRGLTQFFIRNWSNAPWTGLHNYRVAVDFDAPIGKALLHSFYVTLGFTLLAVGLSWLVGTGTAVLMQENFRGRGLLRTIFLVPYALPAYAAIITWAFMFQRDNGLVNHVLHDQLHITDKPSFWLIGDNSFYALVIVAIWKSWPFAFLMVMAALQNIPRELYEAASIDGAGLWQQIRKITMPSLRPVNQVLVLVLFLWTFNDFNTPYVLFGKSAPESADLISIHIYQSSFDTWNFGSGSAMSVLLLLFLLVVTTVYLIFTSRGRKTSDG, from the coding sequence ATGACCGCCACCGATACCACCTCACAGGTACCGCAGGCGGCCGGCGACGATGTTCTGAAGTCCGGGGGTGCGCGGGGACGTTTCCCGCGCATTCCCGACCGGATCCGCCGCGGCGGCCTGCCCTACCTGCTTCTCCTGCCCGCGCTGGTGCTGGAACTGCTGATCCACATCCTGCCGATGATCATCGGTATGGTGATGAGCTTCCGCGGGCTCACCCAGTTCTTCATCCGGAACTGGAGCAACGCCCCCTGGACGGGGCTGCACAACTACCGGGTCGCGGTGGACTTCGACGCCCCGATCGGCAAGGCCCTGCTGCACTCCTTCTACGTCACCCTCGGCTTCACGCTGCTGGCCGTCGGCCTCTCCTGGCTGGTCGGCACCGGTACCGCGGTGCTCATGCAGGAGAACTTCCGCGGCCGGGGCCTCCTTCGGACGATCTTCCTCGTCCCGTACGCCCTGCCGGCCTATGCCGCCATCATCACCTGGGCGTTCATGTTCCAGCGGGACAACGGCCTGGTGAACCATGTGCTCCACGACCAGCTGCACATCACCGACAAGCCGTCGTTCTGGCTCATCGGCGACAACAGTTTCTACGCGCTGGTCATCGTGGCCATCTGGAAGTCCTGGCCGTTCGCCTTCCTCATGGTCATGGCCGCGCTGCAGAACATCCCGCGCGAGCTGTACGAGGCGGCGTCGATCGACGGCGCGGGACTGTGGCAGCAGATCCGCAAGATCACCATGCCCTCGCTCCGCCCGGTCAACCAGGTCCTGGTCCTCGTTCTCTTCCTGTGGACGTTCAACGACTTCAACACGCCGTACGTGCTGTTCGGGAAGTCGGCGCCGGAATCCGCGGACCTGATCTCCATCCACATCTACCAGTCCTCGTTCGACACCTGGAACTTCGGCAGCGGGTCGGCCATGTCCGTACTGCTCCTGCTGTTCCTGCTCGTGGTGACGACCGTCTACCTGATCTTCACCTCGCGCGGAAGGAAAACTTCCGATGGCTAG
- a CDS encoding ROK family transcriptional regulator — MAEQSRRTVRDLRRGNRAEVLQRLYFEGPLSRQELGTTTGLSSGSISNVVAELAAEGLLEEAGIVDSEGGRPRTLLRVAPTSGYLIGIDVGETRVQVELFDLALTELARADRPLIHHGYDVDWIVAHIRDAVADVLRDSSIETDELVGVGVGVPGIIDRGSPDGVVVHGQTVGWDAVPLEAMLRESAELPSDVPFFIDNGAKTLGQAEMWFGGGRGAGDAAVVLFGSGVSACIVVDGELYGGAQSRAVEWGHTTVRVGGRRCRCGSPGCLEAYVGAEAIRERWLETGGPPASSPDEETALAALLEAAVPAGDGRPADAGAARLLDETAEYLGAGIADLVNLFRPERVLVGGWAGLLLGPALLPAVRRYAKKYAMRHPAERVTIDLGQLGADAVTRGAATLPLADFFARGGRRRRQEDPDAGTADAAARSGGQSWRPVVIERRPV, encoded by the coding sequence ATGGCTGAACAGAGCAGACGAACCGTGCGTGACCTGCGGCGGGGCAACCGGGCGGAGGTTTTGCAACGTTTGTATTTCGAAGGCCCGCTCAGCCGCCAGGAGCTCGGCACCACCACCGGCCTGAGTTCGGGATCAATCAGCAACGTCGTTGCGGAACTTGCGGCGGAAGGTCTCCTCGAGGAGGCCGGAATCGTCGATTCCGAGGGCGGCAGGCCACGCACCCTTCTCCGTGTGGCCCCCACCAGCGGCTACCTCATCGGCATCGACGTCGGTGAGACCCGGGTGCAGGTCGAGCTCTTCGATCTGGCTCTGACCGAACTCGCCCGGGCCGACCGGCCCCTGATCCACCACGGCTATGACGTCGACTGGATCGTCGCCCACATCCGGGACGCCGTTGCCGACGTACTGCGGGACTCGTCCATCGAGACGGACGAGCTCGTCGGGGTGGGTGTCGGCGTGCCCGGAATCATCGACCGCGGTTCGCCCGACGGAGTCGTGGTGCACGGCCAGACGGTCGGCTGGGACGCCGTACCGCTGGAGGCCATGCTCCGCGAGTCCGCCGAACTCCCCTCCGATGTGCCGTTCTTCATCGACAACGGCGCGAAGACACTCGGACAGGCGGAGATGTGGTTCGGCGGCGGACGCGGCGCCGGCGATGCCGCCGTGGTGCTGTTCGGCTCCGGCGTCAGCGCGTGCATCGTGGTCGACGGCGAGCTCTACGGCGGCGCGCAGAGCCGGGCCGTCGAATGGGGTCACACCACCGTGCGGGTCGGCGGCCGGCGTTGCCGCTGCGGATCGCCCGGCTGCCTCGAGGCGTATGTCGGCGCGGAGGCCATCCGTGAACGCTGGCTGGAGACCGGTGGCCCGCCGGCCTCGTCGCCCGACGAGGAGACGGCCCTCGCCGCGCTCCTTGAGGCCGCTGTGCCTGCCGGAGACGGAAGGCCGGCCGATGCCGGCGCTGCCCGGCTTCTCGACGAGACCGCCGAGTACCTGGGCGCCGGAATCGCCGATCTGGTCAATCTCTTCCGGCCCGAACGCGTTCTGGTCGGCGGTTGGGCGGGCTTGCTGCTGGGTCCCGCACTGCTGCCCGCCGTGCGCCGCTACGCGAAGAAGTACGCGATGCGGCATCCGGCCGAGCGAGTGACCATCGACCTGGGCCAGCTGGGCGCCGACGCGGTCACCCGGGGCGCGGCCACGCTGCCGCTGGCCGACTTCTTCGCCCGCGGTGGCAGACGCCGCCGGCAGGAGGACCCTGATGCCGGCACGGCCGACGCAGCGGCGAGGTCCGGCGGGCAGAGCTGGCGGCCGGTTGTGATCGAGCGGCGGCCCGTCTGA
- a CDS encoding SCO4225 family membrane protein, whose product MKARNLVRQVCRTVAGDWVSRAYLAIAAGLLIWVWVDTAFVAHQDASFSGVWPVIFTAPTSLLFLIPGIDGAGFFALLAVAALVNSSVISLLVRRSGTGHRTRHTAGPASAR is encoded by the coding sequence ATGAAGGCCAGGAACCTCGTACGGCAGGTCTGCCGGACCGTGGCGGGCGACTGGGTGTCACGCGCCTATCTCGCGATTGCCGCGGGCCTGTTGATCTGGGTGTGGGTGGACACCGCGTTCGTGGCGCATCAGGACGCCTCCTTCTCGGGGGTGTGGCCCGTCATCTTCACCGCGCCGACGAGCCTGCTCTTCCTGATACCGGGCATCGATGGTGCCGGTTTCTTCGCGCTGCTCGCGGTGGCGGCGCTGGTCAACTCCTCGGTCATCAGCCTGCTCGTCCGCAGGTCGGGCACCGGTCATCGGACCCGGCACACGGCTGGACCGGCCTCGGCGCGATAG